The genomic DNA TGGACCCTCCCCCGCTCGACGCCATGGTCGGCGCGGCGGCCTGGATGCCCAGGAAGGTGCCCACCAAATTGGTATCGATCACCTTGCGGAACTCGGCAGGATCGCACTCCAAGATCGGGACCACCCTCGTGATCGCCGCGTTGTTGATCAAGATGTCCAGGCCGCCGTCGGTGGTGGCGGCCGCATCCACCGCCGCGGCCCACTGCTCGGCGTCGGTCACGTCCAACTCGATGAACTCGGCCCCCGCCTCGGCAGCAGCCGCGGCCCCGTCGTCCGCTCGCTTGTCGGCTGCGGTCACCAAGGCACCGGCCGCCACCATGCGGCGCACAATCTCTGCGCCAAGACCCCGAGCCGCGCCGGTGACCAGCGCCACCTTGCCTTCCAACTCCTTTGACTTCATCTCCATATGGCTGACAGGCTACGCCGTTATGAGAAGTTGGCCGGTGTGAGCACTCTCGCACCCGCTGCTACCGGCCGCCGATTGGGCGAACGGGAGTTCATCCTTTTCATCGCCATGATCAGCGCCGTGTCGGCGCTGGCCATCGACACCCTGCTCCCGGCGTTCTCGGAGATGCGGGATGCGTTCAACCTGCCGGAGGACTCAACCGGCCTGTCGCTCACCATCACGCTGTTCTTCGTGGGCTCGGGCATCGGCAACCTGGTCTACGGCCCGATGGCCGATGCACTCGGTCGAAAGCGCATCCTTGTCGGAAGCATGGTGCTGTACGGCCTGGCGTCGCTGATGGCCACCCTGTCTGTGACATTGGGCATGGGCATAGTGACGTTGCTCAACAACCGGGCGCTGCACCGATTCCGGAATATCCGGCTATTGCCGGTCGGCCCAGATGACCCCGACATCGTATTGATCGAACACCTGGTCTGAGGTCATCACAGGTATCCCCAGTTCCCCTGCTTGACCGATCAACAATCGGTCGAAGGGATCGCGGTGGTGGAGGGGAAGCGCACCGGCGAACAGGGCATGGGAGTGCTCGATGGCTATTGCCGTAAGGCGGGAGCTGGCAATCCTGCTGAGAACATACTCCGCGGGCGGTTCGGGAAGATCAAGGCGTCCCAGTGCGTGTTTGATGGCAATCTCCCAAGACGATACGGCCGACAGCAGCACCCTTTGGCTTGAATCGGCCAGCATTGACTGGGCCGAGCTTGAAAGCCGGTCTGGTGCCGCGTGCATCCACAAGAAGACTTGGGTGTCCAAAAGGACGGTCGAGGTCACCGGCCTTCAAATGCATCAAGCAGGTCGTCGGGAAGCGGGTCGTTGAAGTCGTCGGGCACCGAGAAGCGGCCCACGTCTCGGCCCAGCTCTCGTGGTCCCTCGGGGACCACGGCAACAAGTTTCGCAACCGGGGTGCCGGACTTGGTGATCAACACTTCTTCCCCCGCAATCGCTTTTCGGATCAGCTTTGACAGTGTTGTCTTCGCCTCGTGCATTCCCACCGTCAACATGTCGTAAGCATAACCGCTCACAGGCATACCTAGCTAATAACTTAGCTAGAACCTCACTCACAAGATCACAGGCCCCTAGACCGTCAGGCAGGCGGCACTCCGGTCAAATTGCAGTCGGACAGCAGCCCACCGTCGATGACGATGGCCTGGCCAGTGATGGCCGAGGACTCATCTGAGGCCAGAAACAGCACCAAGTTGGCGATCTCTTCTGGCTTGATGGTCCGGCCCAGTGCGTGCATAGCGGAGATCTCCTCATGGGTCTTCAGACCGATATCGAGCACCGCTCCGTACATGGGCGTCTCCACCACGCCGGGGCAGATGGCATTGACCCGGATGTTCTTGCGGCCCCATTCCACCGCCGCTGTGCGGGTCAGGTTGATGAGCCCGGCCTTGGCTGTGCAGTAGGGAGCGTTGCCCGGAGAGGCCACCACCCCATAGATCGAAGAGGTACTGATGATCGACCCTCCTCCTTGAGAGGCCATGTGGGGGATGGCCGCCTTCATGCCGTACATCGCCGCGGTGAGCATCACCCGCAGGCTGGAATCCCAACCCTCAGGGTCGAGTTCGGGAATGTAGCCACCGCTGCTTGTAGCGGCGTTGTTGAACAGCACATCGATGCGGCCGAACTCCGAAACTGCCCGCTCAACCGCATTGGTGACATCTTCCAGTGAACCCACGTCGCAGTGCTGGTACACCGCCCGGGCCCCGCCCTCAGTCAACTCGGCCACCAGCTTCTCGCCCGCCTCGTCCACCAGGTCGACCCCCAACACAGCGGCCCCCTCTCCCGCCAGCCGACGCATCGCGGCCATACCAATGCCCCCGCTAGCGCCAGTCACCAACGCAACCTTTTCATCCAACCGACTCATTGCCAGCTCCCTTCCCCAAGAACTTCAGTTAGTGCGCCAGTCTCGCGCGCCAATTGTGCTCAGCTCGCCACAAAAGACCACAAGGTCCGGTCGGCTGGAAGGCTCGTCCGCAGTGGTAGCACCCCGTACAGGATTCGAAGGCTCTGCAAAGTCCCAAGTAGATTCGCTATAGACGGCGGTCTTTCTGTTCTGTCCCCCAATCAGTCCCACACATAGCGAGTCGTATCGCAGGGTAAGGGCTTTGGCTCAGAATGGCGGTTTCAGGTAGTCAGTATCGTCTCGGACCATGTCGAAGTGGGCCCGATCAAGATAGTGGTTCCACAGGTTGTGATGTCTGATGCGCAGCGGCCCGCGGTTGTCGCCGGGGCCTAGCCAAGTGGCGGTCTCGATGCGCTTGCCGATCCTGACCGCGGCCTCCAGAGCCGGCAGCAAGTCGGTGTCGGCAGAGAACACGACCGCGGCGTCGTAGGCACCTGTTCGGGCCATGTCCACCAGATCGACCGCCAACATAACGTCGATGCCCTTCTCGCGGCCCACCCAATGTTCCTTCCCCCGTCTCATCGTCTCGATGTAGTCCATTGGCCGGGAGCACACCTTGACGCCCGCCGTGCTCACCCAGCGGGCCATCTGGATCTTGGTGGCCCGCTCCAAGTCGGCACCGCTGCGCGTGTCGGGAACAGCCCGGTAGATACGAAGGCCGGCCAGCACCCTGCCGGGGTCTTTGCCTCGGCCCAGATCGCAGAGCAGCTCCCCGACTCTCAGCGGGTGGACATGGCCGACTTGCACTGGGGGATCGGCCCCCTCAAAGAACGAAGCGCGGGCGCGGTGATACACATTCTGGTAGTCGATGAACACAACAACGCGATCGTCAGGCACGAGACAAAAAGTAGCCCCGCCATGCCCTGGAGCCAGGGCAGGCGGGGAGGAATACGATTACTGTACCCGCGCGAACTGAACTCAACAACCCCATTTGTCAAGAAGGCGGATCACTCTGGCGTGACCCCCTGAGGTTGGTCCACCTGATGTGTCACCTGTTTGTTGGACTGGGTTTGCGGGAGTCAGGCGGCGTGTGGTTGTTGTCGGTGGCGTCACTCGAACTCGGCGGGTGAGATGTTGCCGAGCGATGAGTGGCGCCGGGTCCGATTGTAGAAGATCTCGATCCAGTCGAAGATCGAGGTTGCCCGTTCGGCGAGACCGACATCGCGCAGGACTTTCGTTAGCGTCATGTCACTAAGGGGCCTGCCGGCCCTGAGCGGCGACGGGAAGACTATACCGGAGCCGTCGTGAAGGCCTTTGGCCCCTTGCAGTACTTCGAGGGCGGCATCAGACATCGGCACACGGTGCTCGTTTGCGGTCTTCATTCGATTCGCTGGAATCCGCCATTCGCAGGCATCAAAGTCGATCTCCTCCCACACAGCGTTGCGGGCCTCGCCTGATCGGGCGGCGGTCGAGGGGATTTAGGGCACAATTGGGTCCGTCTGTGAACAGCGACAAACTGTAAGAAGCACCCCGTACGGGATTCGAACCCGTGTTACCAGATTGAGAATCTGGCGTCCTAGGCCTCTAGACGAACGGGGCGGGAACGCTGAAGTGTACCGGCTGCTTTCGGGATCCGGCGACCCGAATAGTCACGGGCGGGCTTGGTAGATGATGTTGGCGTTGGTCTCGGTCACGCGCTCGAAGCTGGAGTAGCCAGCGGCGGTGAACACTTCCCGCATGGCGGCTTCGCCGGCTTGAGCACCCATCCCCAACCCGACGGGTTGGGCCAGTGAGCATGGTATTCAAAACACCGCGGAGGCGCCGTACGACGTGGCCGCCATCGGGTTCTCAGTCAGATTGCGGAGGTGGCCGTCTAAGGCGAACGGCTCCACCATGAGCACTGAACCGCCCTCGGCAAGCTGGCTGCGGGCGTGGGCGGCGATGCCCACCGGGTCGCCCATGTCGTGGAGGCAGTCCAAGAAGAAGATCACGTCGTAGGTGCCCTGGTAGCCCTGGGAGTCGGCCACCTCGAAGGAGGCGTTGCCCACACCTGCCTCGGCGGCCACCTCCCTGGCCTGGTCGATGGACGGGCCGTGGAAGTCGAACCCCGTGAAGTGGGATTCGGGATAGGCCGAGGCCAGGATCTGCACCGAATCTCCGCAGCCGCAGCCCACGTCGGCCGCGGTGGCCCCGGCCCGGAGCTTTTCGTCGATTCCATCGGCGGCCGGTATCCACTCGTTGGCCAGATACATCTCGTATTGGGGGCGGAAGAAGCGGGCGGTGGAGGTGAACAAAGAGGGATGGTGATCGCCCCACGCCAATCCGCCGTCGCCTCGGAAGGCGTCGAGGATGTCGTCCATATCGGCGAACATGGCCCGGAACATGCCGATGCCGCCGGCCAAGAACGCGGGGCTCACCTCCCAGGCCAGCACCGCGGCCGCCTCATCGGTCAACTGGTAGGTGACATCCTCGTCGCCCTGGCCGTCGATCTCCACCAGCTCGACGGCAGCCTGCTGGCGCAGCCACTCGGTGACCAGGCGGGGATGGCAACCAGTCGCTTCGGCCAAGGCATCGGCAGTCATCGGTCCCGCCCCGGCCATGGCCTGATACAGGCCCAGCTCGTCGCCGATGTAGACCATGGCCATGGTGGTGGCCCCGGCCATGTGGGTCGCCACCTCGCCGGCCAGCTCGGTTACCCGATCAACGTCGATGTCCATGTCAGTTCCTTCTCGGTGATGTACCGGCTGGAACCCTAGTGGTGTCTACGTGGCCTAGCGGCGAGTGGTGCGGCGCTTCCACCCGGCGGCGGCCAGGTTGCCGCCGTCCACATGGATGGTGGAGCCGGTCACGAACCGGGAAAGATCCCCGGCCAGATACACGATCGCCGCGGCGCAGTCGTGAACCGAGCCGCCCTCCAACCACGGTTGAGGGGCCAGCTGCGATCGCTCGTCCGTGCTCTCGTCGCCGAGCATCCTCTCGCCCTCGGTGGGGATCACGTCGGGGGCGATGCAGTTGACCCGGATGCCCGCCGGCGCCAGCTCCAGCGACAGGCTCATGGCCAAATTGGCCTGGGCCGCCTTCATCGCCGAATAGATGGAGAAGCCGGGACCGGCCCGATGGGCCTCGATGGAGGTGACGTTGATGATCGACCCCCCTTCGCTCATCAGCGGAATGCATCCCCGGATGAAACCGGTGACCTGGGTGAAGTTCTCGGCAATGAGCGCGGCCTCACCCTTGAGGTTGATGTCGGCAAACGGGGAGCTGAATGTGCCGCCGGCGTTGTTCACCAGCACGTCCACCCGCCCACAGGCTTCTCCCACCTCGGCCAGCCAGGCGTCTCGGGGCTCGGGGTGACGCACGTCGAACAGCCCGGTCAGGCAGCGGCGGCCCAGTGCCTCTACCGCGGCGGCAGTGCGGGCCATATCGTCGGCCTCCCGGTCGCAGATGGCCAGATCGGCGCCGAACCGGGCCAGGGCCACTGCGGTGGCCGCGCCGATCCCCCGGGCACCGCCGGTGACGATGGCCACTTTGTCGGTGAGCAGCACACTGGATGGGTCGAGGATGTTGTCTTCGCTCCAAATTGGGTCTTTGTCGCTCTTGAGACCGCCCAACGTCCACTCCCAATCAGTCATACGCCTACTCCCACAGCAGAGCCGATCCCGAAAGTGATGGCCGCTGCGGCGGCAACAAAGGCAAGCTGACGAAGCGAGCCCCGCACAATCGAGCGGCCGGTGGCCAGCGCCAACGCACCGCCAATCATTACGGCGCCCACCCCTCCGAGGATGATCGATGCCACGATGGCCCCATTGCCACCACCGAAGAACCACGGCAACAACGGCAACATTGCACCCAAGGCGAAGGAAATGAACGAAGACATGGCGGCAAACACCGGATTGCCCAGCTCGTTGGGATCAATTCCCATCTCCTCTCGGGCGTGGACCTCCAAGGCCTTCTCAGGGTCGTCCATGATGTTGGCGGCCATCTCCCGAGCTATGTCCTGGTCTATTCCCCGCGACTCGTAGATCTCGGCCAGCTCCTCCACCTCGTGCTCCGGATTGCGGGCGTGCTCTCGCCGCTCCATGTCCAACTCGCGCTCCAACAGCTCTCGCTGAGCCTGCATCGACAAGTATTCGCCCGCAGCCATAGAAACCGCACCGGCGATGAGCCCGGCGATCCCCACCAGCCTCACCAGTCCCTGCCCCGAAGTGCCTCCGGCCACACCCAAGATGATCGCCATATTGGACACCAGGCCGTCGCTCGCCCCGAACACCGCCGCCCGGTACCCGCCCCGGGCCACATTGCGGTGATGGCCCTCACCGAGATGCCCCGAGCCGCTCCTCTTCCTTGCGAACACCGTCTCAACCTACCGTTTGAATGGGTGCATTGGCGGTGTATGGTAGAAAAATAATATCGGTTCTACCATGAGAGAATTTCAATGAGTCTCAATATCAAGAATGACGAGACCTGCCGACTGGCCAGTGAGTTGGCCAATCTCACCGGCGAGACGATGACC from bacterium includes the following:
- a CDS encoding SDR family NAD(P)-dependent oxidoreductase, coding for MTDWEWTLGGLKSDKDPIWSEDNILDPSSVLLTDKVAIVTGGARGIGAATAVALARFGADLAICDREADDMARTAAAVEALGRRCLTGLFDVRHPEPRDAWLAEVGEACGRVDVLVNNAGGTFSSPFADINLKGEAALIAENFTQVTGFIRGCIPLMSEGGSIINVTSIEAHRAGPGFSIYSAMKAAQANLAMSLSLELAPAGIRVNCIAPDVIPTEGERMLGDESTDERSQLAPQPWLEGGSVHDCAAAIVYLAGDLSRFVTGSTIHVDGGNLAAAGWKRRTTRR
- a CDS encoding VIT1/CCC1 transporter family protein, with protein sequence MFARKRSGSGHLGEGHHRNVARGGYRAAVFGASDGLVSNMAIILGVAGGTSGQGLVRLVGIAGLIAGAVSMAAGEYLSMQAQRELLERELDMERREHARNPEHEVEELAEIYESRGIDQDIAREMAANIMDDPEKALEVHAREEMGIDPNELGNPVFAAMSSFISFALGAMLPLLPWFFGGGNGAIVASIILGGVGAVMIGGALALATGRSIVRGSLRQLAFVAAAAAITFGIGSAVGVGV
- a CDS encoding MFS transporter; protein product: MSTLAPAATGRRLGEREFILFIAMISAVSALAIDTLLPAFSEMRDAFNLPEDSTGLSLTITLFFVGSGIGNLVYGPMADALGRKRILVGSMVLYGLASLMATLSVTLGMGIVTLLNNRALHRFRNIRLLPVGPDDPDIVLIEHLV
- a CDS encoding SDR family NAD(P)-dependent oxidoreductase, with amino-acid sequence MEMKSKELEGKVALVTGAARGLGAEIVRRMVAAGALVTAADKRADDGAAAAAEAGAEFIELDVTDAEQWAAAVDAAATTDGGLDILINNAAITRVVPILECDPAEFRKVIDTNLVGTFLGIQAAAPTMASSGGGSIVNLSSPSAFEGTVGMPAYSTSKWGIRGLTRTAALELADSGIRVNAVVPGPLRTAMTRRPGWEDEDYERHYGATVPLRRMADLGEVADLVVWLASDQASYCTGGDYAADGGLGAGAPAPTD
- a CDS encoding type II toxin-antitoxin system VapC family toxin, giving the protein MTSTVLLDTQVFLWMHAAPDRLSSSAQSMLADSSQRVLLSAVSSWEIAIKHALGRLDLPEPPAEYVLSRIASSRLTAIAIEHSHALFAGALPLHHRDPFDRLLIGQAGELGIPVMTSDQVFDQYDVGVIWADRQ
- a CDS encoding type II toxin-antitoxin system prevent-host-death family antitoxin codes for the protein MLTVGMHEAKTTLSKLIRKAIAGEEVLITKSGTPVAKLVAVVPEGPRELGRDVGRFSVPDDFNDPLPDDLLDAFEGR
- a CDS encoding NYN domain-containing protein, encoding MPDDRVVVFIDYQNVYHRARASFFEGADPPVQVGHVHPLRVGELLCDLGRGKDPGRVLAGLRIYRAVPDTRSGADLERATKIQMARWVSTAGVKVCSRPMDYIETMRRGKEHWVGREKGIDVMLAVDLVDMARTGAYDAAVVFSADTDLLPALEAAVRIGKRIETATWLGPGDNRGPLRIRHHNLWNHYLDRAHFDMVRDDTDYLKPPF
- a CDS encoding SDR family NAD(P)-dependent oxidoreductase encodes the protein MSRLDEKVALVTGASGGIGMAAMRRLAGEGAAVLGVDLVDEAGEKLVAELTEGGARAVYQHCDVGSLEDVTNAVERAVSEFGRIDVLFNNAATSSGGYIPELDPEGWDSSLRVMLTAAMYGMKAAIPHMASQGGGSIISTSSIYGVVASPGNAPYCTAKAGLINLTRTAAVEWGRKNIRVNAICPGVVETPMYGAVLDIGLKTHEEISAMHALGRTIKPEEIANLVLFLASDESSAITGQAIVIDGGLLSDCNLTGVPPA